From a single Mesorhizobium shangrilense genomic region:
- a CDS encoding ABC transporter ATP-binding protein/permease has product MSEAKSKMKPADRIEPRGALKPRRGQPRRQEPREEKSREKKASTVEAASEIVGEAAPPPDAVEPDLELTPEESEQARKKYLLRRFWMSGRGYWARHGDRLAWPLTLGLLILIGINVGFQYGINVWNRAIFDAIEKRDAHTVYVLSAVFVPLMLGSMSLVVAQVYLRMTMQRRWRSWLTTSVIARWLASGRYYQLNLVKGDHQNPEARLSDDLRVATESPVDFVAGVISAFLSASTFIVVLWTIGGALTLPIGGSTVTVPGFLVITAVFYAAITSTSMFIIGRDFVQLSEKKNQAEAEFRYVLTRVRENGESIALLGGEEEESSGLDKTFASVLKRWAQLTGQHMRTALVSQGSSLFAPVVPVLLCAPKFLEGSMSLGQVMQAASAFAIVQGAFGWLVDNYPRLADWNASAHRAASLMMSLDGLERAEKSDDLGRIKHGETEGDAMLSLDNLSVTLDDGTSMVKETEVVIEPGERVLVSGESGSGKSTLVRAIAGLWPWGSGSVNFHPDKRLFMLPQRPYIPSGTLRRAVAYPAAAEKWTVKRIKAALDKVGLGHLADRIKDEAPWDQTLSGGEKQRLAFARLLLHSPDIVVLDEATSALDEKSQDRLMETVIRELPDITMISVAHRAELEAFHTRKITLERRKGGAKLVSDIDLIARKRSLLKRALWGSGTRVERPRKLE; this is encoded by the coding sequence ATGTCCGAGGCGAAATCCAAAATGAAACCGGCCGACCGCATCGAGCCGCGCGGCGCCCTGAAGCCGCGTCGAGGACAGCCGCGACGACAAGAGCCACGTGAGGAAAAGTCGCGCGAAAAGAAGGCGTCTACAGTCGAAGCCGCATCGGAGATCGTCGGCGAGGCGGCGCCGCCCCCGGATGCCGTCGAACCCGATTTGGAACTGACGCCCGAGGAGTCCGAACAGGCCCGCAAGAAATACCTGCTGAGGCGCTTCTGGATGAGCGGGCGAGGTTATTGGGCCCGGCACGGCGACAGGCTCGCCTGGCCGTTGACGCTCGGGCTGCTGATCCTGATCGGCATCAATGTCGGCTTCCAATACGGGATCAATGTCTGGAACCGCGCGATTTTCGACGCCATTGAGAAGCGCGACGCCCACACCGTCTATGTCCTGAGCGCAGTGTTTGTGCCGCTCATGCTCGGAAGCATGAGCCTTGTCGTTGCACAGGTCTACCTGCGCATGACAATGCAGCGCCGCTGGCGGTCCTGGCTGACCACTTCGGTCATAGCGCGCTGGCTGGCCAGCGGCCGCTACTATCAGTTGAACCTCGTGAAAGGCGACCACCAGAACCCCGAGGCCCGCCTGTCGGACGATCTGCGGGTCGCCACCGAGTCGCCCGTCGATTTCGTCGCAGGCGTCATTTCCGCTTTCCTGTCGGCCTCGACCTTCATCGTGGTGCTGTGGACGATCGGCGGCGCGCTCACCTTGCCGATCGGCGGCTCAACCGTCACCGTTCCCGGCTTCCTCGTCATTACCGCGGTGTTCTATGCCGCGATCACCTCCACCTCGATGTTCATCATCGGCCGCGATTTTGTCCAGCTCTCCGAGAAGAAGAACCAGGCGGAAGCCGAATTCCGCTACGTGCTGACGCGCGTGCGTGAAAACGGCGAGAGCATCGCCTTGCTTGGCGGCGAGGAAGAGGAGAGTAGCGGCCTCGACAAGACCTTTGCCAGCGTGCTCAAGCGATGGGCGCAGCTGACCGGCCAGCACATGCGCACGGCGCTGGTCTCGCAGGGCTCCAGCCTGTTCGCGCCGGTCGTACCGGTTCTGCTGTGCGCGCCAAAATTCCTTGAAGGCTCGATGTCGCTCGGCCAGGTCATGCAGGCCGCCTCCGCCTTCGCCATCGTTCAGGGCGCATTCGGCTGGTTGGTCGACAACTACCCGCGTCTGGCCGACTGGAACGCCTCCGCACACCGCGCCGCCTCGCTGATGATGTCGCTCGACGGGCTGGAGCGCGCCGAAAAGAGCGACGATCTGGGACGCATCAAGCATGGTGAGACCGAGGGCGACGCGATGCTCTCCCTCGACAATCTCTCGGTGACGCTCGACGACGGCACCTCCATGGTCAAGGAGACCGAGGTGGTGATCGAACCCGGTGAGCGGGTGCTGGTGTCCGGCGAATCCGGCTCGGGCAAATCGACACTGGTGCGGGCGATCGCCGGCCTGTGGCCTTGGGGGAGCGGCAGCGTCAATTTCCACCCCGACAAACGACTGTTCATGCTCCCGCAGCGCCCCTACATCCCCTCGGGCACGCTGCGCCGCGCGGTCGCCTATCCCGCGGCGGCCGAGAAGTGGACGGTCAAACGGATCAAGGCTGCCCTCGACAAGGTCGGCCTCGGCCATCTCGCCGACCGGATCAAGGATGAAGCGCCATGGGACCAGACGCTATCGGGTGGCGAGAAACAGCGCCTCGCCTTCGCGCGCCTGCTGCTGCATAGTCCCGACATCGTCGTGCTGGATGAAGCGACCTCGGCCCTCGATGAAAAGAGCCAGGACCGGTTGATGGAAACGGTGATCCGTGAATTGCCTGATATCACCATGATCAGCGTGGCACACCGCGCCGAGCTGGAAGCCTTCCACACGCGAAAGATCACGCTCGAGCGGCGCAAGGGCGGCGCAAAATTGGTCAGCGATATCGACCTCATCGCGCGCAAACGCAGCCTGTTGAAGCGCGCCTTGTGGGGGTCCGGCACTCGGGTCGAAAGGCCGCGCAAGCTGGAGTAA
- a CDS encoding NAD(P)/FAD-dependent oxidoreductase — MHEVDCVVAGAGVVGLAVARALAVSGRSVLVVEKTDAIGTGTSARNSEVIHAGIYYAPGSLKARLCVEGRERLYAYCRDRNIGHARTGKLIVAVEPVQLDKLSAIRTNAERSGVTDLELLTRAQAQSLEPALNCAGALLSPSTGIIDGHALMLSLRGDAEAAGASFAFLTTVTGATATPDGIEIRTQDADGEPFALQAGALINAAGLDAQALAGRIEGFPQNRIPRLWLARGNYFALSGRSPFSRLIYPVPVDGGLGVHLTLDLGGSARFGPDVEWVDSVDYTVDPVRSAVFYDEIRRYWPDLAAGALLPAYAGIRPKLSGPGQSAADFMVQGPADHGAGRIVNLFGIESPGLTASLAIADHVVDLLYPE, encoded by the coding sequence ATGCACGAAGTCGACTGCGTTGTCGCCGGGGCGGGTGTCGTGGGCCTTGCCGTCGCCAGGGCGCTCGCTGTGTCCGGGCGCTCGGTGCTGGTGGTTGAAAAGACCGATGCCATCGGCACCGGCACAAGCGCGCGCAACTCCGAAGTCATCCACGCCGGTATCTATTATGCGCCGGGAAGCCTGAAGGCCCGGCTTTGCGTTGAAGGGCGCGAACGGCTCTACGCCTACTGCCGCGACCGCAACATCGGCCATGCGCGCACCGGCAAGCTGATCGTCGCCGTCGAGCCCGTGCAACTCGACAAGCTGTCGGCGATCCGGACCAATGCGGAACGCTCCGGCGTAACCGACCTCGAATTGCTGACACGGGCGCAGGCTCAAAGCCTCGAACCCGCGCTGAACTGCGCCGGCGCATTGCTGTCCCCGTCTACCGGCATCATCGACGGCCACGCACTGATGCTGTCGCTGCGCGGCGATGCGGAAGCAGCCGGCGCTTCATTTGCGTTCCTCACCACCGTTACCGGCGCCACAGCCACACCCGACGGGATCGAAATCCGCACGCAGGATGCCGATGGCGAGCCCTTCGCGCTGCAGGCCGGTGCCTTGATCAACGCCGCTGGCCTCGACGCACAGGCTTTGGCTGGTCGTATCGAGGGCTTTCCGCAAAACCGCATTCCGCGCTTGTGGCTGGCGCGCGGGAATTATTTTGCCCTTTCGGGCCGTTCGCCTTTTTCCCGGCTGATCTATCCGGTCCCGGTCGATGGCGGGCTCGGCGTGCATCTGACCCTCGACCTTGGCGGCAGCGCGCGCTTCGGTCCGGATGTCGAATGGGTCGACAGCGTGGACTACACGGTCGACCCCGTTCGAAGCGCGGTCTTCTACGATGAGATCAGGCGCTATTGGCCCGATCTTGCCGCCGGTGCCCTGCTGCCCGCCTACGCCGGCATCAGGCCGAAACTCTCCGGTCCCGGCCAGTCGGCCGCCGATTTCATGGTGCAGGGGCCTGCCGATCATGGCGCCGGCCGGATCGTCAATCTGTTCGGCATTGAAAGCCCTGGCCTGACGGCGAGCCTGGCGATCGCCGACCATGTCGTCGATCTGCTGTACCCTGAATGA
- the nagA gene encoding N-acetylglucosamine-6-phosphate deacetylase, whose protein sequence is MSDRFALTGARIFDGDDWHEDHALVVRDGLVEAILPAGAVPSDISKVDTGGGILAPGFVDLQVNGGGGVMLNDHPDVASIETICRAHAPFGTTALLPTLITDTPEITAAAIAAGAQAARLKVPGFLGLHLEGPHLSIARKGAHDPKLIRPMTDADQAALIAARQQLPVLLTTIAPESVDPARVAVLAKAGVVVSLGHSDTGYASARDFADAGASMVTHLFNAMSQIGNREPGLAGAAIDIGTLSAGIIADGIHVDPATMAIALRAKQGPAKIVLVTDAMATIGTDMTSFTLNGRTVFRKDGTLRLADGTLAGADLDMISAVRFVHRVIGLDLDEALRMASLYPAQAIGQSHRLGRFANGTAADIVALSDDLDVKGVWIDGASVFEAGAKI, encoded by the coding sequence ATGAGCGATCGTTTTGCCCTGACTGGCGCCCGCATTTTCGACGGCGACGATTGGCATGAAGACCACGCGCTTGTCGTGCGCGATGGCCTCGTCGAGGCCATCTTGCCTGCCGGCGCTGTCCCCTCCGATATCAGCAAGGTCGACACCGGCGGCGGCATCCTTGCACCCGGCTTCGTCGACCTGCAGGTCAATGGCGGCGGTGGCGTCATGCTCAACGACCATCCAGACGTTGCCTCGATCGAAACCATCTGCCGGGCACATGCGCCCTTCGGCACGACGGCGCTGCTGCCGACGCTGATCACGGACACGCCGGAGATCACCGCTGCAGCGATTGCCGCCGGGGCGCAAGCCGCGCGGCTGAAGGTGCCGGGCTTCCTTGGCCTGCATCTCGAAGGCCCGCATCTGTCGATCGCCCGCAAGGGCGCGCATGATCCGAAGCTGATCAGGCCGATGACGGATGCCGACCAGGCGGCGCTGATCGCCGCGCGCCAACAGCTGCCGGTGCTGCTGACGACGATCGCGCCCGAATCCGTCGACCCTGCCCGCGTTGCCGTCCTGGCCAAGGCGGGCGTTGTCGTCAGCCTCGGCCATTCGGATACCGGCTATGCCAGCGCGCGCGACTTCGCCGATGCCGGGGCATCGATGGTCACCCATCTGTTCAACGCCATGAGCCAGATCGGCAACCGTGAGCCGGGGCTTGCGGGTGCTGCGATCGATATCGGCACCCTGTCGGCCGGCATCATCGCTGACGGCATCCATGTCGACCCCGCCACCATGGCGATCGCCTTGCGTGCCAAGCAGGGGCCGGCGAAAATTGTCCTGGTCACCGACGCCATGGCGACGATCGGCACCGACATGACCTCGTTCACGCTGAACGGCCGCACCGTTTTCCGCAAGGATGGCACCTTGCGGCTGGCCGACGGCACGCTGGCCGGCGCCGACCTCGACATGATATCGGCGGTGCGCTTCGTCCACCGCGTCATCGGCCTCGATCTCGACGAGGCGTTGCGCATGGCCTCGCTCTATCCGGCGCAGGCGATCGGCCAGTCGCATCGGCTCGGGCGGTTCGCCAACGGCACCGCCGCCGACATCGTTGCGCTGTCGGATGACCTCGACGTCAAGGGCGTCTGGATCGACGGCGCCAGTGTTTTCGAAGCGGGCGCGAAGATCTAG
- a CDS encoding SIS domain-containing protein, with amino-acid sequence MSTEMTHMRREIEEIPEAVARLLDGSGAALTEAGRGIRERDPHFVVTVARGSSDHAATFMKYAVELTAGLAVASVGPSIASIYGAKLRLNGSACLAISQSGKSPDIVAMAEAAKAGGALTVAITNTADSPLARACDYSIDILAGPERSVAATKTFINSAVAGLALMAHSTGDDALLAALARLPEHFGKAIACDWMSVLAETIEKQKSLFILGRGPSAAMANEAALKFKETCGMHAEAYSAAEVMHGPLALIGPDFPVLALAARDASEPSVAEAADSLAAKGAPVFVTSALANRATRLPHVATGHPLTDPLTLIVSFYMFVEAFARHRGLDPDAPRNLRKVTETV; translated from the coding sequence ATGTCGACAGAAATGACCCATATGCGACGCGAGATCGAAGAGATCCCGGAGGCCGTCGCCCGCCTGCTCGACGGGTCAGGGGCGGCACTGACGGAGGCCGGTCGCGGCATCCGCGAACGTGACCCGCACTTCGTCGTCACCGTGGCGCGCGGCTCCTCTGACCATGCCGCAACCTTCATGAAATATGCCGTCGAACTCACCGCCGGCCTCGCGGTCGCGTCGGTCGGCCCGTCGATCGCCTCGATCTATGGCGCCAAGCTCAGGCTCAACGGTTCCGCTTGCCTGGCGATCTCGCAGTCGGGCAAGAGCCCGGACATCGTCGCCATGGCAGAAGCGGCGAAGGCAGGCGGCGCATTGACAGTCGCCATCACCAACACCGCCGACTCCCCGCTGGCACGCGCTTGCGACTATTCCATCGACATCCTGGCCGGACCCGAGCGCAGCGTCGCGGCGACCAAAACCTTCATCAATTCCGCCGTCGCCGGCCTCGCCTTGATGGCGCACTCCACCGGCGATGATGCGCTGCTGGCCGCCCTTGCCCGCTTGCCCGAGCACTTCGGCAAGGCGATCGCCTGCGACTGGATGAGCGTGCTGGCCGAGACGATCGAGAAGCAGAAGTCGCTGTTCATCCTGGGCCGCGGCCCGTCGGCGGCGATGGCCAACGAGGCGGCGCTGAAGTTCAAGGAGACCTGCGGCATGCATGCCGAGGCCTATAGCGCCGCCGAAGTCATGCATGGCCCGCTGGCGCTGATCGGCCCGGACTTTCCGGTGCTGGCGCTGGCCGCCCGCGACGCTTCCGAACCGTCCGTCGCCGAGGCCGCCGACAGCCTCGCGGCCAAGGGCGCACCGGTGTTCGTCACCTCCGCGCTTGCCAATCGCGCCACGCGCCTGCCGCATGTCGCCACCGGCCACCCGTTGACCGATCCGCTGACGCTGATCGTCTCCTTCTACATGTTCGTCGAGGCCTTCGCCCGCCATCGCGGCCTCGATCCGGACGCGCCGCGCAATCTTCGCAAGGTGACGGAAACAGTATGA
- a CDS encoding GntR family transcriptional regulator, giving the protein MSDAADQIFATLKQSSQSGAPLYLQLRKSIEDAVNRGLIGPGDALPSERDIATKADISRVTVRKAVQDLVKGGILVQRHGSGTFVAPRMERVEQSLSRLTSFTEDMARRGMAVRSAWLDRGLYAPSPDEMMVLGLSSSELVARVARLRIANDTPLAIERASLSASVLPDPAGIGSSLYAALELTGNRPVRAVQRISAANLGDGDARLLEVPPGIAGLHIERISYLASGKVIEFTRSIYRGDAYDFVAELRLTGPSEEGRP; this is encoded by the coding sequence ATGAGCGATGCCGCAGACCAGATCTTCGCCACGCTGAAACAATCGTCGCAGAGCGGCGCACCGCTCTATCTGCAGCTGCGCAAGAGCATCGAGGACGCCGTCAATCGCGGCCTGATCGGGCCGGGCGATGCACTGCCCTCCGAACGTGACATCGCCACCAAGGCCGACATTTCGCGCGTCACCGTGCGCAAGGCGGTGCAAGACCTCGTCAAGGGCGGCATCCTGGTCCAGCGCCATGGCTCCGGCACCTTCGTGGCGCCGCGCATGGAACGCGTCGAGCAGTCGCTGTCGCGGCTGACCTCCTTCACCGAGGACATGGCGCGGCGCGGCATGGCGGTGCGTTCGGCCTGGCTCGACCGTGGCCTTTACGCGCCTTCGCCAGACGAGATGATGGTGCTCGGCCTGTCGTCCAGCGAACTCGTGGCGCGCGTCGCGCGCCTGCGCATCGCCAACGACACGCCGCTGGCGATCGAACGCGCCTCGCTGTCGGCCAGCGTGCTGCCCGATCCGGCGGGGATCGGCTCCTCGCTCTACGCGGCGCTGGAGTTGACCGGCAACCGGCCGGTGCGGGCGGTGCAGCGCATTTCCGCCGCCAATCTCGGCGATGGTGACGCACGCCTGCTCGAAGTGCCGCCCGGCATTGCCGGCCTGCACATCGAACGTATTTCCTATCTGGCGAGCGGCAAGGTGATAGAATTCACCCGCTCGATCTACAGGGGCGACGCCTATGATTTCGTCGCCGAACTGCGGCTGACAGGGCCGAGCGAAGAGGGCCGACCATGA
- a CDS encoding N-acetylglucosamine kinase, with product MNFVLGIDGGGTSCRAALATADGTVVGRAKSGAANIRTDLTGARTNIVEAARQAFIAAGQDPDLIPQTPAILGLAGANVGTYRQQLEAILPFSISRVETDAEIALEGAVGSGDGAMAILGTGTAYMARKNGQSRAIGGWGFQVGDQGSGARIGRDLLEQTLLAYDGVREGSPLTDSMLAVFRNNPEDVVEFTTNAKPGDFGGFAPKVFEHAAKGDSVANWIVDKSIADVEASLGALDLAGDAPLCLLGGLAPLYAPRLSVRYQALLKPPLDDALGGAVQMAARLFARAEAAR from the coding sequence GTGAATTTCGTGCTCGGTATCGATGGCGGCGGCACCAGCTGCAGGGCCGCCCTGGCAACGGCGGACGGCACGGTCGTCGGCCGCGCCAAAAGCGGCGCCGCCAATATCCGCACTGACCTCACCGGCGCCAGGACGAACATCGTCGAGGCGGCGCGGCAGGCATTCATCGCCGCCGGCCAGGATCCGGACTTGATCCCGCAAACCCCCGCCATTCTCGGCCTCGCCGGCGCCAATGTCGGCACCTACCGGCAGCAGCTCGAAGCAATCCTGCCGTTCAGCATCAGCCGCGTCGAGACCGATGCCGAGATCGCGCTGGAAGGCGCGGTTGGTTCCGGTGATGGCGCGATGGCGATCCTGGGCACCGGCACCGCCTACATGGCGCGCAAGAATGGCCAGTCGCGGGCGATCGGCGGCTGGGGGTTCCAGGTCGGCGACCAGGGCAGCGGCGCCCGCATTGGCCGCGACCTTCTGGAGCAGACGTTGCTTGCCTATGACGGCGTCCGCGAAGGTTCGCCTCTGACCGACAGCATGCTCGCCGTTTTCCGCAACAATCCGGAGGACGTTGTCGAATTCACCACAAATGCCAAGCCCGGCGACTTCGGCGGCTTCGCGCCAAAGGTCTTCGAGCACGCGGCGAAGGGCGACAGCGTCGCCAACTGGATCGTCGACAAGTCGATCGCCGATGTCGAAGCCTCGCTTGGCGCGCTCGATCTTGCTGGCGATGCGCCGCTCTGCCTGCTTGGCGGGCTGGCGCCGCTTTACGCGCCGCGCCTGTCGGTACGCTACCAGGCGCTGCTGAAGCCGCCGCTCGACGATGCACTGGGCGGCGCGGTACAGATGGCGGCCCGTCTTTTCGCCAGGGCGGAGGCGGCTCGATGA